In a genomic window of Roseicitreum antarcticum:
- a CDS encoding helix-turn-helix domain-containing protein, which produces MTDIGRISFQDIGARLRAHRIGRGLGPEELALRIGISRAALYRAEKGEITKIETLASISRELNVSLPTLLGVGIEYIPNALAYFERMRQVEEDADQIIGLFSPISYLVTTQHYDAILRDVFAESVPQDRQAEARRILDVLSQRKQKFMRRRPLLASIISTAEIESFLRDGLEGRHGLPDDLRAARRRAAAGEVRHIIGLLREPDIGIQLGVSPEPFPSTSFQITRSGERSTLTVSPFRLGHNPNIAVGVGFVTSAPEAVELHDGIARILWERSLRGPAAADHLEDLIEQAGESGISA; this is translated from the coding sequence GTGACGGATATTGGCAGGATCAGCTTTCAGGACATCGGCGCGCGGCTGCGGGCGCACCGGATCGGGCGGGGCCTTGGCCCGGAAGAACTGGCGTTGCGCATCGGGATTTCCCGCGCCGCCCTCTACCGTGCCGAGAAGGGTGAGATCACCAAGATCGAAACCCTCGCGTCGATTTCGCGCGAACTCAATGTCTCGCTGCCGACGCTGCTGGGCGTGGGGATCGAGTATATCCCCAACGCGCTGGCCTATTTCGAACGCATGCGGCAGGTCGAGGAGGACGCTGATCAGATCATCGGATTGTTCAGCCCAATCTCTTATCTGGTGACAACGCAACACTACGACGCGATCCTGCGCGATGTGTTCGCGGAATCCGTCCCCCAGGACCGGCAGGCCGAGGCGCGGCGTATACTGGACGTACTTTCGCAGCGAAAACAAAAGTTTATGCGCCGAAGGCCGCTTCTGGCCTCGATCATATCGACCGCCGAGATTGAAAGTTTCCTGCGCGACGGGCTTGAAGGGCGGCACGGTCTGCCAGACGATCTGCGGGCCGCACGGCGGCGTGCAGCGGCGGGTGAGGTGCGCCATATCATCGGCCTGCTGCGTGAACCCGACATTGGCATCCAATTGGGCGTGTCGCCTGAACCCTTTCCTTCTACCAGTTTTCAGATCACCCGGTCGGGCGAACGGTCTACCCTGACGGTCAGTCCGTTTCGGCTGGGGCATAACCCGAATATCGCCGTCGGCGTGGGATTCGTCACCTCTGCGCCCGAGGCGGTCGAACTGCACGATGGCATCGCCCGCATACTGTGGGAACGGTCACTTCGCGGCCCGGCGGCGGCGGACCATCTGGAAGATCTGATCGAGCAGGCCGGGGAATCCGGGATTTCTGCCTAA